A single window of Prionailurus viverrinus isolate Anna chromosome F1, UM_Priviv_1.0, whole genome shotgun sequence DNA harbors:
- the CRP gene encoding C-reactive protein: MDKLSLYFLVVIGLPGAFLQSDMQKKAFVFPIESDKSFVTLFAQVQEPLKAFTVCLRVYTALTRPYSLFSYATRTQSNEILLFKDRSGVYSVSVGGSDAYFKTPEKSYAPVHFCISWESSSGIVELWVDGRPMVRTSLKKGYTVGAGASIILGQEQDSFAGNFDTNQSLVGDIGEVNMWDFVLSPVEINSVYNGKAFSANVLNWQELKYEAQGEVFVKNQLWI, translated from the exons ATGGACAAGTTGTCACTGTATTTCCTGGTCGTCATCGGCCTCCCTGGAGCTTTTCTCCAAAGCG ACATGCAAAAAAAGGCCTTTGTGTTCCCCATAGAGTCCGATAAGTCCTTTGTAACCCTGTTTGCTCAGGTCCAGGAGCCATTGAAGGCTTTCACCGTATGCCTGCGAGTCTATACCGCCTTGACCCGCCCATATAGCCTCTTCTCTTACGCCACCAGGACACAGAGCAATGAGATCCTCCTCTTCAAGGACAGGAGTGGAGTATACAGCGTATCTGTGGGTGGCTCGGACGCCTACTTCAAGACTCCGGAGAAGTCTTATGCACCAGTGCACTTCTGCATTAGCTGGGAGTCCAGCTCGGGGATTGTAGAGCTCTGGGTGGATGGGAGGCCCATGGTGAGGACGAGTCTGAAGAAGGGATACACTGTGGGGGCAGGAGCAAGCATCAtcctggggcaggagcaggaTTCCTTTGCTGGGAACTTTGATACGAACCAGTCCTTAGTGGGAGACATTGGAGAGGTGAACATGTGGGACTTTGTGCTGTCACCAGTCGAAATAAACTCCGTCTACAATGGTAAGGCCTTCAGCGCTAACGTCCTGAACTGGCAGGAGCTGAAGTACGAAGCACAAGGTGAAGTGTTCGTCAAGAACCAGCTGTGGATCTGA